Proteins encoded within one genomic window of Gasterosteus aculeatus chromosome 18, fGasAcu3.hap1.1, whole genome shotgun sequence:
- the tcf21 gene encoding transcription factor 21, producing the protein MSTGSLSDVDDELLDGILKFGSSGKDSNDSTEESSNCEGAGANDAPGKKRKTASRKTAPKGVAQQEGKHGQRNAANARERARMRVLSKAFSRLKTTLPWVPADTKLSKLDTLRLASSYIAHLRQILANDKYENGYIHPVNLTWPFMVAGKPENDLKEMLNTTRLCGTTAS; encoded by the exons ATGTCCACCGGGTCTCTCAGCGATGTCGACGACGAGCTCCTGGACGGCATCCTTAAGTTTGGCTCCTCCGGCAAAGACTCCAACGACAGCACGGAGGAGAGCTCCAACTGCGAGGGCGCCGGCGCAAACGACGCGCCGGGCAAGAAACGGAAGACAGCGTCCCGGAAAACGGCACCCAAGGGTGTGGCGCAGCAGGAGGGCAAGCACGGACAGAGAAACGCGGCCAACGCCCGGGAGAGAGCCAGGATGCGCGTCCTGTCCAAAGCATTCTCCCGCCTGAAGACGACCTTGCCCTGGGTACCGGCGGACACCAAGCTCTCCAAACTGGACACACTGCGCCTGGCGTCCAGTTACATCGCGCACCTCCGGCAGATATTGGCCAATGACAAATATGAAAACGGATATATCCACCCCGTTAACCTG ACGTGGCCCTTCATGGTGGCAGGTAAGCCGGAAAACGACTTGAAGGAGATGCTGAACACGACGAGGTTGTGTGGAACGACGGCCTCATAA